A portion of the Plasmodium relictum strain SGS1 genome assembly, chromosome: 11 genome contains these proteins:
- a CDS encoding syntaxin binding protein, putative, whose product MSLKENCRERIFSVITKIAEKSKYVIMIVDNNAYKILSMICKNEELLEKGVSLIELIDTKRSSLQEFDCIYFISSDIQTVDFMLNDFKNEKEAKYKNIHILFTSNIGKNSKIIDLIANNDFILKRIKSCACINLNFLAYESRIFYFENNLNLYDYYPLKNSDILFELSSKLLSVCSCLKMTPRIRYQNSELCRKFSEIFYNNINNINTLQNNNSNDDLILILDRSIDSSILFIHEYSYQSLCYDILKIRVSNEEDEEAHSLSFEITNNDQKKEEKKAILSEDDEIWLKYRHHHIQDVNEIIKNEISSFSEQNAVAKIQKKNILNPAEALDALRSLPQYESMIERYWLHVYLCNNCFKILQKKNIVDIGLIEQDVCCNVDKYGKELSYSKNLTSVNSIITSNDYDQEEKARLLLLYFINYVNISEYDKMKMIESAQLNLFMQKMINEFLKLKLHLNHLYIDDNLSSNKVHHMLDKNRKKIKYYKNVAKNSKYELTRHEPNIKDIILQIYTNTLHKGQFPFVDSNKSQNINQISSSEQKQNVSRGTIWEFKTETKKLAKDEEKKKIVIFIIGGITYPEIRHIYELSEQLDLDIYLGGTSLLTSNVLFNQFKILANF is encoded by the coding sequence ATgtcattaaaagaaaattgcAGAGAAagaatttttagtgtaattACTAAAATAGCAGAAAAAAGTAAGTATGTTATTATGATTGTAGATAACAATGcctataaaatattatcaatgatatgtaaaaatgaagaattattagaaaaaggAGTTTCTTTAATAGAATTAATTGATACGAAAAGAAGTAGTTTACAAGAATTTgattgtatatattttataagttCAGATATTCAAACGGTAGATTTCATGttaaatgattttaaaaatgaaaaggaagcaaaatacaaaaatattcatatattatttacCTCAAATATTGGAAAGAATAGTAAAATTATAGATTTAATAGCTAATAatgattttatattaaaaagaataaaaagtTGTGCttgtataaatttaaattttttagcTTATGAAAGTAGAATTTTTTactttgaaaataatttaaatttatatgattattatccattaaaaaattcggatattttatttgaattatcaTCTAAATTACTATCTGTATGTTCTTGTTTAAAAATGACTCCTCGCATACGTTATCAAAATTCTGAATTATGTAGAAAATTTTCGGAGATAttctataataatataaataatattaatactctacaaaataataatagtaatgatgacttaatattaattttagaTAGATCAATTGACagttctattttatttatacatgaaTATTCTTATCAAAGTTTATGTtatgatatattaaaaattcgAGTATCaaatgaagaagatgaagaagcGCATTCACTTTCTTTTGAAATTACAAATAATGATcagaaaaaagaagaaaaaaaagctaTTTTATCAGAAGATGATGAAATATGGTTAAAGTATAGACATCATCACATACAAGATGTgaatgaaattataaaaaatgaaatttcttctttttctgaACAAAATGCAGTAgcaaaaattcaaaaaaaaaatattttaaaccCAGCTGAAGCACTGGATGCATTAAGATCACTACCTCAATACGAAAGTATGATTGAACGATATTGGTTGCATGTGTATTTATGTAATAACTGCTTCAAGATCCtgcaaaaaaagaatatagtAGATATTGGATTAATAGAACAAGATGTATGTTGTAATGTTGATAAGTATGGGAAAGAGCTTAGTTATAGTAAAAATCTAACTAGTGTAAATTCTATCATTACAAGTAATGATTACGATCAAGAAGAAAAAGCAAGACTGTTATTGctgtattttattaattatgtaaatataagtgaatatgataaaatgaaaatgattgAATCTGCACAATTGAATTTATTTATGCAAAAAATGATAAacgaatttttaaaattaaagttgcatttaaatcatttatatattgatGATAATTTGTCATCTAATAAAGTTCATCATATGttagataaaaatagaaaaaaaattaaatattataaaaatgtagcTAAAAACTCCAAATATGAATTGACTAGGCATGAAccaaatataaaagatataattttacaaatatatacCAATACTTTGCATAAAGGTCAGTTTCCTTTTGTTGATAGTAATAAAAGTCAGAATATCAATCAAATAAGTTCTTCTgaacaaaaacaaaatgtATCAAGAGGAACTATATGGGAATTTAAAACAGAAACAAAAAAGTTAGCTAAAGatgaggaaaaaaaaaaaattgttatttttataatcgGTGGTATAACATATCCAGAAATCAGGCATATATATGAATTGTCAGAACAACTAGATTTAGACATTTATTTAGGTGGAACATCATTATTAACTAGCAATGTCCTTTTTAatcaatttaaaattttagctaatttttaa
- a CDS encoding AP-3 complex subunit beta, putative — MDSLSFNIKVPLIEKAASNVKEIISHIKLNDGVYFDKSKFDVNEIIKNLENNNVYKKIEAMKHILIAHILKINVSNLFFDVLKNISIDNLTLKKLIYNYLILYAEGNTDLTMLSVNSFKKDLNNNDYQIRSSALKAMSCIKSIDMINILMESLKKLSKDKSPYVRKTCAEIIPSIYNIDKDQFIFLRKILIDLINDREITVVSSAIVSFNCICIYDNAEENEYIYNEGTNEYYCREDENYQIDVSHQKKQNYTIVKNGNENLNESNNILYKQISNNNCNNSCINQIKNIQMDSQKENMNDDIYYNRKHYNFNINLNIFNSLSFLHPYYYKLCQYLLFMHPFHQTYLIDLLLRYCRAFYKDPLTNDKLKLKKNNLFDEHSACTENDIERKKKKYQEYDNEIRSNNTSYLSNNDMYEEFKNYDLDLEIFIDKLLILLTSSSYSVIIMAISSLYHLTKFTYKDNIIQAIINSLLKSSMEKNDEIYEIFLKSVKPIIISLKKEFSFYKSFFYINCIDNAIKKSLKIDVLSALKDSDNEMIILDEFIYALYLPNNSENIIKKLFSHITTIALTNAICLSKVMKYIMIMLNSNIKLYADESILALRQLLQQSDDSQIVKIVIFLSKILLKIQSNQVKISVIWTLANYQKFLDYLLLFDIARLLVKSFVNSSDTIKIQIIHFIFKIWSYQYMNIFLSSDTYSIILDEEKSKKEYETEKNNFIQASCPKDRNIKNTVNSSHLSDKEQILFDEKNEVYADYESNQNYKTFNDNVPKSKMKKDFENFEILCKEAFLLGIKDENFDVQDTSKFYINIMLIINELHSKKKLKPNIFERDFFNEKIDKYSLSLCYLKFIFVYSGKSVLFNSINLNLKNTLIKNGPFSLPDHEEHLDNFNKNEFQIAYQLNTISNILNKKISSYVDLPEFAKNDLPKIEHLNNNEKKKYITSISPKDIKLNNNFNNVINSQIFLNIDDFYKEENLNKEKQKENKKLVSKTLLINKGTKIQGEDEESDEENENCHEQYGNNNLSKESTCNSNIKSDKTIEKEIEDIENFFFND; from the coding sequence atggattcattatcatttaatataaaagttCCTTTAATTGAAAAAGCCGCATCAAAtgttaaagaaataatatctCACATAAAATTAAACGATGGAGTTTATTTTGATAAAAGTAAATTTGACGttaatgaaattattaaaaaccTTGAAAATAACAATGTTTATAAGAAAATTGAAGCAATGAAACATATATTAATTgcacatattttaaaaataaatgtatctAATCTGTTTTTTGATgtgttaaaaaatatatctatcGATAAtttaactttaaaaaaattaatttacaATTATTTAATACTATACGCAGAAGGAAATACTGATTTAACTATGTTATCagttaattcatttaaaaaagatttaaataataatgattatCAAATTAGATCATCTGCTTTAAAAGCTATGTCTTGTATTAAGTCAATCGATATGATCAATATTTTAATggaatcattaaaaaaattatcaaaagaTAAATCACCATATGTTAGAAAAACTTGTGCTGAGATTATACCATCCATATATAATATTGATAAAGatcaatttattttcttaagaaaaattttaattgatttaataaatgataGAGAAATAACAGTTGTATCATCAGCTATTGTATCATTTAATTGCATTTGTATATATGACAACGCAGAAGAAAacgaatatatttataatgaaGGGACAAATGAATACTATTGCAGAGAAGATGAAAATTATCAAATTGATGTAAGTCATcaaaaaaagcaaaattaTACAATAGTAAAAAATGGTAATGAAAATTTGAATGAatctaataatattttatataaacaaatatCAAATAATAATTGTAATAACTCATGTAtcaatcaaataaaaaatattcaaatgGACTctcaaaaagaaaatatgaatgatgacatatattataatagaaagcattataattttaacattaatttaaatatatttaattctttatcttttttacatccatattattataaattatgtcaatatttattatttatgcaTCCATTTCATCAAACTTATTTGATTGACCTATTACTTCGATACTGTAGAGCATTTTACAAAGATCCATTAACAAACGATAAACTTaagttaaaaaagaataactTATTCGATGAACATTCTGCTTGCACTGAAAATGATattgaaagaaaaaagaaaaaatatcaagAATATGATAATGAAATAAGAAGCAATAACACATCATATTTAAGTAATAATGATATGTAtgaagaatttaaaaattatgatttaGATCTTGAAATATTTATAGATAAATTGTTAATTTTGTTAACATCAAGTAGTTATAGCGTAATTATTATGGCCATTTCTTCTCTCTATCATTTAACAAAGTTCACATATAAAGACAATATTATTCAAGCAATTATAAATTCCTTATTAAAGAGTAGTATGGAAAAAAACGACgaaatttatgaaatatttttgaaaagcGTTAAACCTATAATAATCTCTTTAAAGAAAgaattctctttttataaatcttttttttatattaattgtATAGACAACGCAATCAAGAAATCTTTAAAAATTGATGTTTTATCTGCTTTAAAAGATTCGGATAACgaaatgataatattagATGAATTTATCTATGCCTTATATTTACCCAATAATAGTGAGaacataattaaaaaacttttttctCATATCACTACTATAGCATTAACAAACGCAATTTGTCTATCAAAagtaatgaaatatataatgatCATGTTGAATTCAAATATTAAACTTTATGCAGATGAATCAATATTAGCTTTAAGACAATTGCTACAACAAAGCGATGATAGTCAAATTGTTAAAATTGTCATTTTCCtaagtaaaattttattaaaaattcaatCAAATCAAGTAAAAATATCAGTAATATGGACTTTAGcaaattatcaaaaatttttagattatttattattatttgatatTGCTAGGTTATTAGTCAAATCATTTGTAAATTCCAGTGATactataaaaatacaaatcattcattttatttttaaaatatggtCATATCAATacatgaatatttttttatcttctgATACATATTCAATTATAttagatgaagaaaaatcaaaaaaagaatatgagacagaaaaaaataattttattcaaGCAAGCTGTCCAAAAgatagaaatataaaaaatacggTTAACTCATCCCATTTAAGTGATAAAGAACAAATATTATTTGATGAGAAGAATGAAGTATATGCTGATTATGAAAGTaatcaaaattataaaacgTTTAATGATAATGTACCCAAATcaaaaatgaagaaagaTTTTGAgaattttgaaattttatgCAAAGAAGCATTTTTGTTAGGaataaaagatgaaaattttGATGTTCAAGATACAAGTAAATtttacataaacattatgttaataataaatgaattacattcaaaaaaaaagcttaaaccaaatatttttgaaagagatttttttaatgaaaaaatagacAAGTATTCCTTGTCATtatgttatttaaaattcATTTTCGTTTATTCTGGTAAATCAGTCCTTTTCAAttctataaatttaaatttgaaaaatacgCTAATAAAAAATGGACCTTTTTCGTTACCTGACCATGAGGAACATTTAGACAACTTCAACAAAAATGAATTTCAAATTGCATATCAGTTAAATACAAtatcaaatattttaaataaaaaaatttcttcttATGTTGATTTACCAGAATTTGCAAAAAATGACCTACCAAAAATTGAGCATCTTAATaataacgaaaaaaaaaagtatattacaAGTATTTCACCAAAAgacataaaattaaataataatttcaaCAATGTAATTAATtctcaaatatttttaaatattgatgatttttataaagaagaaaatctAAATAAGGAGAAACAGaaagaaaataagaaattagTTTCTAAAACATTACTAATAAATAAGGGAACAAAAATTCAAGGAGAAGATGAAGAATCTGacgaagaaaatgaaaattgtCATGAACAATAtggaaataataatttaagtaaAGAAAGTACTTGTaattcaaatataaaaagtgaTAAAACAATTGAAAAGGAAATTGAAGATATtgaaaacttttttttcaatgATTAA
- a CDS encoding apicoplast ribosomal protein L18 precursor, putative: MYISFILFPLFLVYLGVLESFIIKRKVFHNYNNILLLASPKAKKNTIEEPKRKNKNLKKKKKKNKILEDLLKEKVEKTEVNLSDSRNQDIDKEILEGKRIPRLRIKKTNNHIYASVIDDYKRHILCFSCSLDPSLSQILGTYRKKTTNRIINNGKTIKAAWEIGKIVAKKALNKGIFKVKFDRANYRYAGRVEALAEGARAVGLLL; encoded by the exons ATGtacatttcttttatattatttcctCTATTTTTAGTTTATTTAGGTGTTTTGGAAAGTttcataattaaaagaaaggtttttcataattataataacatTTTATTACTCGCCTCACCAAAAGcgaaaaaaaatactattgAAGAACCAAAAAGGAAAAACAAgaatcttaaaaaaaaaaaaaaaaaaaat aAAATTTTGGAAGATTTATTGAAAGAAAAAGTAGAGAAAACTGAAGTGAATTTAAGTGATTCTAGAAATCAAGATATTGATAAAGAAATACTAGAAGGAAAAAGAATTCCAAGactaagaataaaaaaaacaaataatcaTATTTATGCATCTGTTATAGATGACTATAAAAGGCATATTTTGTGCTTTTCTTGTTCACTTGATCCATCTTTATCCCAAATTTTAGGAACctatagaaaaaaaacaacaaatcgaattataaataatggAAAAACAATAAAAGCCGCATGGGAAATAGGGAAAATCGTTGCAAAAAAAGCTTTAAACAAAGGAATTTTTAAAGTTAAATTTGATAGAGCTAATTATAGGTATGCAGGAAGAGTTGAAGCATTAGCTGAGGGAGCAAGAGCTGTGGGATTGttgttataa
- the ROP14 gene encoding rhoptry protein ROP14, putative translates to MEQNETDEPTKILINDKEIDKDEKLSKIKSCIRNFFNNLFSKNSPSDSFPYKNKALENTFWCSQTIYIRIILLSCFFSFVVSWNQNIALIGDNGLTPAKDHVNKILEDLKNESIWTKIQNFHSLFLFLPVCNFTINLLPIIGIILSLTGLFLNYINLIIILSIYILLQSIYSIGNIWFNYVYELELLELVFLCLFLVPLYKNHLKKKYSTTCLIRYIARFFVFKVLIGSSLIRLRNTDLWGRLEGKYYIYETQPLPSSLSYFLHSSILLSKLDNLFSILTECIFSFFILFPIRSFRLVGGCIIFIYCLLNFFSGNSYLFYFLLLAPLMFCFDDNILLKFFFKWRRNEILNVVKEKIINQNKSKRYFKSFDIFYFTGMSSEELSKIYDTYFNSNKERNTPTQEEELISRSGSNEITFYKNESILKNIKNDIYNIFYWIYSKNGLQYFIRNKNLSFEIISHIICSIIIIIYICIATIYPMTTFHFIFYLLIFNLYAVYIFAYTNNIISKIISQMTLLISILLIYSNKIFLYGFVDIFYSSLFFINLVCLFILSFFFLNNRRFIFKFTAQYFYFILFIYFLSFFIRNSLSPYQVMNAEYGSFELMNVYGSFGKIKKARKEIIIQGTESKNINDNTVWKNYEFNCKPDNVFKNMCNQFRLLFHFIPIIYIDRLDWQLSVLSDKEDETILEIQWFKKFLTKLSLKDENIISLLYKNPFMSNNIKAPYYLRILNNVYKFSENDEKQWWDIVSSKVIVKPHHIPVVTEDFTTNKEMDHKNFMLSNSIQQISKHHNHRLRKHIKNSQNIYEREKKLKEQNKVEQQRKMEEQNKIEQQKKKLEKELKKIEEQKKKLEEQQKKLDEERKKLDEEGKKLEQQRKVEEYKISEEKKRLEKEIEYVKEKELEEQRTIDEEKKKLERQIKHVEEKKHEEQRIIDEEKKKLERQIKHVEEKKHEEQRIIDEEKKKLEKEIEYVKEKELEEQRIIDEEKKRLERQKKIEQQNIYEQREIEEKKKKLEELKKVQEHKIKLEEQKLIEEKKRIKEEKEKLEQQNIQKKNENKSNEELDERLKSELLSENQKNMSTIHKLNNSNNLQHIKMHGESPSTKGELNESIDEELNNELYENPKKHESSEELNEVDNDMKNDEEIIEPEEESNEEIEEKQEESNEQIEEEKKKKSSEEIKEEEQQESSDEIEKKKNEKLSEQVDEDEKLENELNEQIEEKENEELINDEIKQKEELEKESYEDIEENEEENGSDKQLRKEKIEDLLNEEKRQKLQDEFNIKKEGVEVENIDKKGKNSFDKSKNKNIKKDEELERSKSNVASYEFKKFFQNGNTKNELDNAIKNSYTKYKLLNNYSNKINKLGLFNIYNDRNKFAGISKLKENSNNEGNGDVYLKDAIHDNDNNKKNLA, encoded by the exons atggaACAAAATGAAACAGATGAACCAACGAAAATTTTGATTAATGATAAAGAAATAGATAAGGATGAAAAACtcagtaaaataaaatcatgcataagaaattttttcaataatttatttagtaAGAATTCTCCAAGTGATTCTTTTCCATATAAAAACAAGGCTCTTGAAAATACATTTTGGTGCTCACAAACa atttatattagaataattttattgtCTTGTTTCTTCTCGTTTGTTGTATCATGGAATCAg AACATAGCATTAATAGGTGACAATGGACTAACACCAGCGAAGGATcatgttaataaaatattagaagatttaaaaaatgaaagtatATGGACGAAAATTCAAAACTTTCACTcactttttttgtttttaccTGTTTGTAATTTtactataaatttattacCTATTATAg GAATAATATTAAGTTTAACTGGattgtttttaaattatataaatttaataataattttatcaatttatattcttttacaATCTATTTATAGTATTGGAAATATATGGTTTAATTATGTTTATGAGTTAGAATTGTTAGAATtagtttttttatgtttGTTTCTTGTtcctttatataaaaatcatttaaaaaaaaagtattctACTACATGTTTGATTCGATATATTGCAAGATTTTTCGTTTTTAAAGTTCTAATAGGATCAAGTTTAATTAGATTAAGAAATACTGATTTATGGGGAAGGTTAGAAGGAAAGTATTACATATATGAAACACAACCTCTTCCATCATCGTTatcttattttcttcattcttCTATACTTCTTAGTAAATTAGACAATTTATTTTCCATATTAACTGAGtgcattttttctttttttatactgTTTCCAATTAGATCATTTAGATTAGTAGGTGgctgtattatttttatatattgcctcctgaattttttttctggaaattcttatttattttactttttattattagctCCACTTATGTTTTGTTTTGATGAtaacattttattaaaatttttttttaaatggaGAAGAAATGAAATACTAAATGTAGTTAAGGAAAAgataataaatcaaaataaaagcaaacgttatttcaaaagttttgatatattttattttactggAATGAGCTCAGAAGAATTAAGCAAAATATATGACACTTATTTTAACAGTaataaagaaagaaataCACCAACACAAGaagaagaattaatatctagGTCTGGCTCTAATGaaattactttttataaaaatgaaagtatacttaaaaatataaaaaatgacaTATACAACATTTTTTATTGGATATATTCAAAGAATGGGCTACAATattttataagaaataaaaatttatcttttGAAATAATCTCTCATATAATTTGttctataataataattatttatatttgtattGCAACTATTTATCCTATGACTACatttcatttcattttttacttattaatatttaactTATATGCGGTTTATATATTTGCTTatacaaataatataatcTCTAAAATTATTAGCCAaatgactttattaatttctatattgttaatttattcaaataaaatatttttatatggatttgttgatatattttatagttctttattttttattaatttagtttgtttatttattctatctttctttttcttaaataataGAAGATTCATTTTCAAATTTACTGCACagtatttctattttatattatttatttattttttgtccTTTTTTATTCGAAATTCTTTATCCCCTTATCAAGTCATGAATGCGGAATATGGTTCATTTGAACTTATGAACGTTTATGGTTCTTTTGGAAAAATTAAGAAAGCtagaaaagaaattataattcAAGGAAcagaaagtaaaaatataaatgataatacaGTATGGAAGAATTATGAATTTAACTGCAAGCCTGACaatgtatttaaaaatatgtgtAATCAATTTAGATTATTATTTCACTTTATaccaattatatatatagatagaTTAGATTGGCAGTTAAGTGTGTTGAGTGATAAAGAGGATGAAACAATTTTGGAAATTCAATGGTTTAAAAAATTTCTGACAAAATTATCcttaaaagatgaaaatattatctccttgttatataaaaatcCTTTTATGAGTAATAACATAAAAGCTCCTTATTATTTAAGAATTTTAAATAACGTTTATAAATTTTctgaaaatgatgaaaaacaGTGGTGGGATATTGTTTCATCAAAAGTGATAGTAAAACCACATCATATTCCAGTAGTAACAGAAGACTTCACAACAAATAAAGAGATGGATCATAAGAATTTTATGTTATCTAATTCTATTCAACAAATCAGTAAACATCATAATCATAGATTGAGAaagcatataaaaaattctcaaaatatatatgagagagaaaaaaaattaaaagaacaaAATAAAGTTGAACAACAAAGAAAAATGGaagaacaaaataaaattgaacagcaaaaaaaaaaattagagaaagaattaaaaaaaattgaagaacaaaagaaaaaattagaagaacaacaaaaaaaattagatgaggaaagaaaaaaattagatgaagaaggaaaaaaattagaacAACAAAGAAAAGTtgaagaatataaaatatccgaagaaaaaaaaagattagaaaaagaaatagaataTGTAAAAGAAAAGGAGCTTGAGGAACAAAGAACAATAGatgaggaaaaaaaaaaattagaaagaCAAATAAAACACGTAGAAGAAAAGAAACATGAGGAACAAAGAATAatagatgaagaaaaaaaaaaattagaaagaCAAATAAAACATGTAGAAGAAAAGAAACATGAGGAACAAAGAATAatagatgaagaaaaaaaaaaattagaaaaagaaatagaataTGTAAAAGAAAAGGAGCTTGAGGAACAAAGAATAatagatgaagaaaaaaaaagattagaaagacaaaaaaaaattgaacaaCAAAATATATACGAACAGAGGgaaattgaagaaaaaaaaaaaaaattagaagaaCTGAAAAAAGTTCAGGAacacaaaataaaattagaagAGCAAAAACTAATtgaagaaaagaaaagaattaaagaagaaaaagaaaaattagaacaacaaaatatacaaaagaaaaatgaaaacaaatCTAATGAAGAATTAGATGAAAGACTAAAAAGTGAACTGTTATCAGAGAATCAGAAAAACATGTCAACAATTCATAAACtaaataattctaataaCTTACAACATATAAAAATGCATGGTGAAAGTCCAAGTACAAAAGGAGAATTAAATGAATCAATAGATGAAGAATTAAACAAtgaattatatgaaaatcCAAAAAAACATGAGTCTTCTGAAGAGTTAAATGAAGTAGATAATGACATGaaaaatgatgaagaaaTAATAGAACCAGAAGAAGAatcaaatgaagaaatagaaGAGAAACAAGAAGAATCAAACGAACAaatagaagaagaaaaaaaaaaaaaatcaagtgaagaaataaaagaagagGAACAACAAGAATCAAGtgatgaaatagaaaaaaaaaaaaatgaaaaactaAGTGAACAAGtagatgaagatgaaaagttagaaaatgaattaaatgagcaaatagaagaaaaagaaaatgaagaattaataaatgaCGAAATAAAACAAAAGGAAGAATTAGAAAAGGAATCATATGAAgatatagaagaaaatgaagaggAAAATGGAAGTGATAAACAattaagaaaagaaaagatagaagatttattaaatgaagaaaaaagacaaaaattACAAGATGaatttaacataaaaaaagaaggtGTAGAAGTagaaaatatagataaaaagGGAAAAAATAGCTTTgataaatcaaaaaataaaaatataaaaaaagatgaagaaTTAGAAAGAAGTAAATCTAATGTGGCTTCTTATGAgtttaaaaagttttttcAGAATGGAAACACGAAGAATGAATTAGATAATGCtattaaaaattcttatacgaaatataaattattaaataattattccaacaaaattaataaattaggcttatttaatatatataatgatagAAATAAATTTGCGGGTATAAgcaaattaaaagaaaattcgAATAATGAAGGAAATGGTGATGTTTACCTAAAGGATGCAATACatgataatgataataataaaaaaaatcttgcataa